One Fundulus heteroclitus isolate FHET01 chromosome 11, MU-UCD_Fhet_4.1, whole genome shotgun sequence DNA segment encodes these proteins:
- the samsn1b gene encoding SAM domain-containing protein SAMSN-1b isoform X1 — translation MDLFCFTLEGSTESIYEPVNSHALKEVLPKYQCTSGRLRCKAEWGGSDPSINSDKDQTMTRPKGEYRRSCKGPVTLEDKTLACSESDVLTRDVQMKEPVSEKPRTDLPAQHGETVTDSEGSIHITGRLKKFQKLVQIKNRHQDDGDRDMCTPKKHDCLAEGVRHNSKVLTCISLLRRTEKSSSKAAAAEHPPQLQQKTSRFHEDPTEGGVWSPKMGHHRWKPFECPDAWPSFQHTCHQTSHERCAHNGISSPLPWSSQWDRFESLILELDRKQSDLSLSQMIRSLTDLQLSQNTSQEKQGTVEPKLQGAEMETSSESDSKHINTSPEKTAAAHINDEATRREGGPRRTCTKRRRQSRNSLESLYSLKSGRSSSSGVTSGSNCSSNRESLRLEDDLMLTREFCCRARVHTEFVPSPYDTESLTLKVGDVIDVIAKPHMGTWTGSLNGQIGTFKFIYVDVLTHSSGPNPHEVRQKSTVLEVLRRLSLEEYSSSLELSSYQTVDDLMKLRESDLIQLNVTDPEHRERLLAAVNSLQQLHSDSLLEKDACPVPEKSNEDTKGDMKSRPRDSGCVMTSDSPDPCAFSL, via the exons ATGGACCTCTTCTGCTTCACGCTG GAGGGATCCACTGAAAGCATCTATGAACCAGTGAACAGCCATGCACTCAAGGAAGTCCTACCCAAGTATCAATGCACTTCTGGGCGTCTGAGATGTAAGGCTGAGTGGGGCGGCTCTGATCCATCCATCAACTCT gATAAAGATCAGACTATGACCAGACCAAAAGGAGAATACAGAAG GTCATGTAAGGGACCAGTAACCTTGGAGGATAAAACCTTGG CTTGCAGCGAGAGCGACGTGTTAACAAGGGACGTCCAAATGAAGGAGCCGGTGTCAGAAAAACCAAGGACGGATCTACCAGCTCAG CACGGTGAAACTGTAACCGACTCTGAGGGCAGCATCCACATCACGGGCAGATTGAAAAAGTTTCAAAAGCTGGTACAGATAAAGAATCGACATCAGGATGATGGTGACAGAGACATGTGCACACCTAAGAAACATG ATTGCTTGGCAGAAGGGGTGAGACACAACAGCAAAGTGCTAACGTGCATTAGCCTCTTGAGAAGGACAGAGAAGAGCTCCtctaaagctgctgcagctgaacaCCCACCTCAGCTACAGCAGAAAACCAGCCGTTTCCATGAGGATCCAACAGAAGGAGGGGTCTGGAGCCCAAAGATGGGACATCACAGGTGGAAGCCCTTTGAGTGTCCAGACGCCTGGCCTTCATTCCAACACACTTGCCACCAAACCTCACATGAACGGTGCGCCCACAATGGCATCAGCTCCCCCCTGCCCTGGAGCTCACAATGGGATCGTTTTGAGAGTCTGATTCTGGAGCTGGACCGGAAACAGTCGGATCTGTCTCTGTCACAGATGATCCGCTCCCTCACAGATCTGCAGCTCTCACAAAACACA TCACAGGAAAAGCAGGGGACAGTTGAGCCGAAGCTGCAGGGGGCGGAGATGGAGACCTCATCAGAAAGTGACTCAAAGCACATCAACACCTCACCAGAGAAAACCGCGGCAGCTCACATT AATGACGAAGCCACAAGGAGGGAGGGTGGCCCCAGACGAACATGTACTAAAAGACGCAGACAGTCCAGAAACTCGCTGGAAAGCCTCTACAGCCTTAAGAGTGGGCGGAGCTCCTCCA GTGGAGTCACCAGTGGGTCAAACTGCTCCAGCAACAGAGAGAGTCTGAGGTTGGAGGACGACCTGATGCTCACACGGGAGTTCTGCTGCCGAGCCAGGGTCCATACAGAGTTTGTGCCGAGTCCGTATGACACAGAATCACTCACACTCAAG GTGGGAGATGTAATTGATGTCATAGCCAAGCCCCACATGGGAACATGGACAGGCTCTCTGAATGGCCAAATAGGAACCTTTAAGTTTATTTACGTGGATGTGCTGACACACAGTTCTGGCCCAAACCCGCATGAAGTGAGACAGAAATCAACAGTACTGGAGGTGTTAAGGCGCCTCAGTTTAGAG GAGTACTCCTCATCCCTGGAGCTGAGCAGTTACCAAACAGTGGATGACCTGATGAAGCTGAGGGAGAGCGACCTGATTCAGCTGAATGTCACTGATCCAGAACACAGAGAACGTCTACTCGCTGCTGTTAACtcgctgcagcagctgcact CTGATAGTCTATTGGAGAAGGATGCCTGTCCGGTGCCAGAAAAGTCCAACGAAGACACGAAGGGAGACATGAAGAGTCGTCCCAGAGACTCAGGCTGCGTCATGACATCTGACAGCCCAGATCCCTGTGCATTTTCTCTCTGA
- the samsn1b gene encoding SAM domain-containing protein SAMSN-1b isoform X2 — protein sequence MDLFCFTLEGSTESIYEPVNSHALKEVLPKYQCTSGRLRCKAEWGGSDPSINSDKDQTMTRPKGEYRRSCKGPVTLEDKTLACSESDVLTRDVQMKEPVSEKPRTDLPAQNDEATRREGGPRRTCTKRRRQSRNSLESLYSLKSGRSSSSGVTSGSNCSSNRESLRLEDDLMLTREFCCRARVHTEFVPSPYDTESLTLKVGDVIDVIAKPHMGTWTGSLNGQIGTFKFIYVDVLTHSSGPNPHEVRQKSTVLEVLRRLSLEEYSSSLELSSYQTVDDLMKLRESDLIQLNVTDPEHRERLLAAVNSLQQLHSDSLLEKDACPVPEKSNEDTKGDMKSRPRDSGCVMTSDSPDPCAFSL from the exons ATGGACCTCTTCTGCTTCACGCTG GAGGGATCCACTGAAAGCATCTATGAACCAGTGAACAGCCATGCACTCAAGGAAGTCCTACCCAAGTATCAATGCACTTCTGGGCGTCTGAGATGTAAGGCTGAGTGGGGCGGCTCTGATCCATCCATCAACTCT gATAAAGATCAGACTATGACCAGACCAAAAGGAGAATACAGAAG GTCATGTAAGGGACCAGTAACCTTGGAGGATAAAACCTTGG CTTGCAGCGAGAGCGACGTGTTAACAAGGGACGTCCAAATGAAGGAGCCGGTGTCAGAAAAACCAAGGACGGATCTACCAGCTCAG AATGACGAAGCCACAAGGAGGGAGGGTGGCCCCAGACGAACATGTACTAAAAGACGCAGACAGTCCAGAAACTCGCTGGAAAGCCTCTACAGCCTTAAGAGTGGGCGGAGCTCCTCCA GTGGAGTCACCAGTGGGTCAAACTGCTCCAGCAACAGAGAGAGTCTGAGGTTGGAGGACGACCTGATGCTCACACGGGAGTTCTGCTGCCGAGCCAGGGTCCATACAGAGTTTGTGCCGAGTCCGTATGACACAGAATCACTCACACTCAAG GTGGGAGATGTAATTGATGTCATAGCCAAGCCCCACATGGGAACATGGACAGGCTCTCTGAATGGCCAAATAGGAACCTTTAAGTTTATTTACGTGGATGTGCTGACACACAGTTCTGGCCCAAACCCGCATGAAGTGAGACAGAAATCAACAGTACTGGAGGTGTTAAGGCGCCTCAGTTTAGAG GAGTACTCCTCATCCCTGGAGCTGAGCAGTTACCAAACAGTGGATGACCTGATGAAGCTGAGGGAGAGCGACCTGATTCAGCTGAATGTCACTGATCCAGAACACAGAGAACGTCTACTCGCTGCTGTTAACtcgctgcagcagctgcact CTGATAGTCTATTGGAGAAGGATGCCTGTCCGGTGCCAGAAAAGTCCAACGAAGACACGAAGGGAGACATGAAGAGTCGTCCCAGAGACTCAGGCTGCGTCATGACATCTGACAGCCCAGATCCCTGTGCATTTTCTCTCTGA